From a region of the Nonlabens sp. Hel1_33_55 genome:
- the ilvC gene encoding ketol-acid reductoisomerase → MSNYFNTLSLSQQLEQLSKCRFMEQAEFEDGVDALKGKKITIVGCGAQGLNQGLNMRDSGLDISYALRQAAIDQKRQSYKNATDNGFTVGTYEELIPKSDVVLNLTPDKQHSAVVEAVMPHMKKGSTLSYSHGFNIVEEGQKIREDITVIMVAPKCPGSEVREEYKRGFGVPTLIAVHPENDPENKGWDQAKAYAVATGGHKAGVLESSFVAEVKSDLMGEQTILCGVLQTASILLFDKMVAQGTDEGYASNLIQYGWERITEALKHGGITNMMDRLDNASKIKAYEFSEELKTIMRPLFVKHQDDIMSGHFSKTMMEDWANDDKNLLKWRAETENTAFEKSTATGDISDQEYFDHGVAMVAFIKAGVELAFETMVASGIVEESAYYESLHELPLIANTVARKKLYEMNRVISDTAEYGCYLFDHAAKPLLSDFVDDLDKDVIGNAFAKAEQTDNHKLIQVNKAIRTHPIEKIGEKLRDSMTAMKSI, encoded by the coding sequence ATGTCAAATTACTTTAACACCTTATCATTATCGCAACAACTGGAACAACTTTCCAAATGCCGCTTCATGGAGCAGGCCGAATTTGAAGATGGTGTCGACGCCCTTAAAGGAAAAAAAATAACCATTGTTGGTTGTGGTGCGCAAGGACTCAATCAAGGGTTAAACATGCGTGATTCAGGATTGGATATCTCTTATGCCTTAAGACAGGCAGCTATTGATCAAAAGAGACAATCCTATAAAAATGCTACTGATAACGGTTTTACGGTCGGAACTTACGAAGAACTGATTCCTAAATCAGATGTTGTTTTGAACCTAACACCTGATAAGCAACACAGCGCTGTGGTAGAGGCAGTAATGCCACACATGAAAAAAGGATCCACGCTTTCCTATTCTCACGGTTTTAATATCGTAGAGGAAGGTCAAAAGATTCGTGAAGATATCACCGTAATTATGGTGGCTCCCAAATGTCCGGGATCAGAGGTGCGTGAGGAGTATAAAAGAGGATTTGGAGTGCCTACATTGATTGCCGTACACCCAGAAAATGATCCAGAAAACAAAGGTTGGGATCAAGCTAAAGCTTATGCGGTAGCCACTGGTGGCCATAAAGCTGGTGTTTTGGAATCTTCTTTTGTTGCAGAGGTGAAGAGTGATCTTATGGGAGAACAAACCATCCTGTGTGGTGTTCTTCAAACCGCTTCCATTTTGTTATTTGATAAAATGGTCGCTCAAGGCACTGATGAAGGTTATGCGTCAAATTTGATTCAATACGGTTGGGAACGTATTACCGAAGCATTGAAACACGGTGGTATTACCAACATGATGGATCGCCTAGACAATGCCTCAAAAATTAAGGCCTATGAATTTTCAGAAGAATTGAAGACGATCATGAGACCTTTATTTGTCAAGCATCAGGATGATATTATGTCTGGTCATTTTTCCAAAACCATGATGGAAGATTGGGCAAATGACGATAAGAATCTACTCAAATGGCGCGCAGAGACGGAAAACACCGCTTTTGAGAAATCCACAGCGACTGGAGACATCAGCGATCAAGAATACTTTGATCATGGTGTGGCAATGGTCGCGTTCATCAAAGCAGGTGTGGAACTTGCTTTTGAGACCATGGTAGCATCAGGAATCGTGGAAGAAAGCGCTTATTATGAGTCGCTTCACGAGCTGCCATTGATTGCAAATACGGTCGCTAGGAAGAAGTTATATGAAATGAATCGTGTCATTTCTGACACGGCAGAATATGGTTGTTACCTATTTGACCATGCAGCAAAGCCATTGCTGTCTGACTTTGTGGATGATCTTGATAAGGATGTTATTGGTAACGCTTTCGCGAAAGCGGAACAAACCGACAATCATAAACTCATACAAGTCAACAAGGCGATAAGAACTCATCCAATTGAGAAAATAGGAGAAAAATTACGCGACTCGATGACCGCTATGAAATCCATCTAA
- the ilvN gene encoding acetolactate synthase small subunit, producing MENNEQLYTISIYTENNIGLLNRISAIFQRRHINIESINTSASEIEDVSRFTILVSMSEEQMKKIIGQIEKQVEVIKAFYHTEEETIYQESCLFKIKSDLLFEERQIQNIIKDSNARIVTVNKEYFVLEKSGRRSEVDLLYRELSAFGILQFNRSGRIAVTKDAMEISKMLAALNS from the coding sequence ATGGAGAACAACGAACAATTATATACCATATCCATCTATACCGAGAATAACATCGGTTTGCTGAATAGGATTTCGGCGATTTTTCAGCGACGTCACATCAATATCGAGAGCATCAATACGAGTGCTTCAGAGATTGAAGATGTCTCAAGATTCACCATTCTCGTGAGTATGAGCGAGGAACAGATGAAGAAGATCATTGGTCAGATTGAGAAGCAGGTTGAGGTCATCAAAGCATTCTACCATACAGAGGAAGAAACGATCTATCAAGAATCATGTCTTTTCAAAATCAAATCTGACTTGCTTTTTGAAGAGCGCCAGATCCAGAATATCATAAAGGATAGCAACGCGAGAATCGTCACGGTTAATAAGGAATACTTTGTACTGGAAAAATCAGGAAGGCGCAGTGAAGTTGATCTTTTGTATAGAGAACTAAGCGCGTTTGGAATTCTTCAATTCAACCGGTCAGGACGCATCGCCGTTACAAAAGATGCCATGGAAATATCTAAAATGCTAGCAGCACTAAACTCATAA
- the ilvB gene encoding biosynthetic-type acetolactate synthase large subunit gives MKEQTATQTAPSATTTERMSGAEAIIKCFLAEGVDTVFGYPGGAIMPLYDKFYGYQDELKHILTRHEQGATHAAQGYARISNKVGVAIATSGPGATNLITGLADAMIDSTPMICVTGQVGSHLLGTDAFQETDIVGISTPVTKWNTQITKAEDIPTVFAKAFYIAQSGRPGPVLIDITKDAQFEEFDFAYAKCNSIRSYVPVPETVVGSVEAAAKAINEAKKPLIVWGQGVVLGEAEEELIAVIEKGGIPAAWTILGASAVPTSHDLNVGMVGMHGNYGPNILTNECDVLIAIGMRFDDRVTGDLSRYAKQAKIIHFEIDPAEVSKNVHADIPVLGDSKTTLAALLPHLEEKTYPEWRQKFADLYQIELEKVINDDMNPPTDGLTMGEVIQQINKQSGGMAAIVSDVGQHQMVACRYSDFKKTRSNITSGGLGTMGFALPAAIGAKMAAPERDVVAVIGDGGYQMTIQELGTIFQTKVPVKIVVLNNEFLGMVRQWQQLFFDKRYASTEMINPDFIKIAEGYHIKAKLVTDRNDLAGAVEEMMKSDEAYFLEVRVEKEGNVFPMIPTGAAVSEIRLE, from the coding sequence ATGAAAGAACAAACAGCAACTCAAACTGCGCCTAGCGCCACAACCACAGAAAGAATGTCTGGAGCTGAAGCTATTATCAAATGCTTCCTTGCAGAAGGTGTTGATACTGTCTTCGGTTATCCTGGTGGAGCCATCATGCCTTTGTATGATAAATTTTACGGTTATCAAGATGAACTTAAACACATACTGACAAGACACGAGCAAGGCGCGACACATGCTGCTCAAGGTTATGCTCGTATCTCCAATAAAGTAGGTGTTGCGATCGCCACTTCTGGCCCTGGAGCAACCAACTTAATTACTGGTCTTGCAGACGCTATGATCGATTCAACGCCCATGATTTGCGTTACTGGTCAGGTAGGATCTCATTTGTTGGGAACTGACGCATTTCAGGAAACGGACATTGTCGGGATCTCAACGCCAGTCACAAAGTGGAATACACAAATCACAAAAGCAGAGGACATACCTACAGTCTTTGCTAAAGCCTTCTATATCGCTCAAAGCGGTCGTCCAGGTCCTGTATTGATTGATATAACTAAGGATGCCCAGTTTGAGGAGTTCGATTTCGCTTACGCAAAATGTAACTCTATCAGAAGCTATGTGCCAGTTCCAGAAACTGTGGTTGGATCTGTTGAAGCAGCAGCCAAAGCTATTAATGAAGCAAAGAAACCACTGATCGTTTGGGGGCAAGGCGTTGTGCTAGGAGAAGCCGAAGAAGAATTGATCGCAGTGATTGAAAAAGGTGGAATTCCAGCGGCGTGGACCATTTTAGGTGCTAGCGCCGTTCCTACTTCGCATGATTTAAACGTAGGAATGGTAGGAATGCATGGAAATTATGGTCCCAACATTTTGACCAATGAGTGCGATGTACTCATCGCAATAGGGATGAGATTTGATGATCGGGTTACGGGTGATCTTTCTCGCTATGCAAAACAAGCCAAAATCATTCACTTTGAAATTGATCCAGCTGAGGTAAGCAAGAATGTACATGCAGATATTCCGGTTTTGGGAGATTCTAAAACGACACTTGCTGCATTGCTGCCACATCTTGAAGAGAAAACCTACCCAGAGTGGAGACAAAAGTTCGCCGATTTATATCAAATAGAATTGGAGAAAGTCATCAATGATGACATGAATCCGCCGACGGACGGTTTGACCATGGGCGAGGTGATCCAGCAAATTAACAAGCAATCTGGCGGGATGGCCGCTATTGTAAGTGATGTGGGCCAGCACCAGATGGTCGCTTGCCGCTACTCAGATTTTAAGAAGACACGCAGTAATATCACCTCCGGCGGATTGGGAACCATGGGGTTTGCTTTGCCAGCAGCGATAGGCGCAAAGATGGCAGCGCCTGAGCGTGACGTAGTTGCCGTGATTGGTGATGGTGGTTATCAAATGACCATACAGGAGTTGGGAACTATTTTCCAAACAAAAGTCCCGGTTAAGATTGTGGTGCTGAATAATGAGTTTCTAGGTATGGTTCGTCAATGGCAGCAGCTCTTTTTTGACAAGCGCTATGCCAGTACAGAAATGATCAATCCAGATTTCATCAAAATTGCCGAAGGTTATCACATCAAGGCAAAACTGGTTACAGACCGTAATGATCTCGCCGGTGCGGTAGAAGAAATGATGAAAAGTGATGAAGCCTATTTCTTGGAAGTACGTGTGGAAAAAGAAGGAAACGTATTCCCTATGATCCCTACAGGTGCGGCCGTTTCAGAAATTAGATTGGAGTAG
- a CDS encoding rhodanese-like domain-containing protein, whose translation MRTILFFCFVLGCSAFAKAQSIDSVLKKYNSHSVPYISVEELKMDYDNYLILDTREKEEYDVSHLPNAIWAGKTIKDWKKHSKHTDKKVVVYCTIGVRSEDYGEELQAAGFQNVKNLYGSIFAWKNAGYTVVDAKGKPTENVHTYSRTWAKYLKSGNKVTSVSKN comes from the coding sequence ATGAGAACTATACTATTTTTTTGTTTCGTTTTGGGGTGTTCCGCTTTCGCGAAAGCGCAGTCAATCGACAGCGTCTTAAAGAAATACAATAGTCATAGCGTACCCTATATATCAGTTGAAGAATTGAAGATGGATTACGATAACTACCTCATTCTGGATACTAGGGAAAAGGAAGAGTACGACGTGAGTCATTTACCTAATGCCATCTGGGCTGGAAAAACGATCAAAGACTGGAAAAAGCACTCAAAACACACTGATAAAAAAGTAGTGGTGTACTGTACTATAGGCGTACGTAGTGAGGATTATGGTGAGGAATTGCAAGCAGCAGGATTTCAAAATGTCAAAAATCTCTACGGTAGTATCTTTGCCTGGAAGAATGCTGGATATACGGTGGTAGATGCTAAAGGAAAACCTACCGAAAATGTCCACACCTATTCCAGAACATGGGCGAAATACCTCAAGTCTGGCAATAAAGTTACTAGTGTTTCAAAGAATTAA
- a CDS encoding metallophosphoesterase family protein, protein MDKKILNLGRKSGKMLLFGGVYSNLQALESLIKLAGDQGIAPENCICTGDIIGYCGQPQESLDTFKDWGGHSILGNVEIQLRDDQEDCGCDFTTGSRCDGFSEIWYAFAKANLHTSSKQYFSTLPDHIIFEYAGQKVGIVHGSYNHVSQFIFKSTDWSEKQQNFDSLNVDVIVAGHCGLPFADHYRDQTWLNPGVLGMPANNGSNKTWAMIIDDAQGMNYEHFQLKYDHNTTIVEMQKNRLPAEYAVTLQTGIWDNMEILPDVEKELQGSEIILENPVDNLIQN, encoded by the coding sequence ATGGATAAAAAGATTTTAAACTTGGGCCGCAAGAGCGGTAAGATGCTCCTTTTTGGTGGCGTTTATAGCAACCTTCAAGCGCTGGAAAGTTTGATCAAACTTGCAGGTGATCAAGGAATTGCTCCAGAAAACTGTATCTGTACAGGTGATATTATAGGATATTGCGGGCAACCACAAGAGAGCTTAGATACCTTTAAAGATTGGGGAGGGCACAGCATTTTGGGTAATGTAGAAATCCAGTTGCGGGATGATCAGGAAGACTGTGGCTGCGATTTTACAACAGGCTCTCGCTGCGATGGATTTAGTGAGATTTGGTACGCTTTCGCGAAAGCGAACTTACACACATCATCAAAACAGTATTTCAGCACTTTGCCAGACCATATTATTTTTGAATATGCTGGCCAAAAGGTTGGTATCGTACATGGCAGCTATAACCACGTATCCCAATTCATTTTTAAATCAACGGATTGGTCTGAAAAACAACAGAATTTTGATAGTTTAAATGTGGATGTGATCGTTGCAGGACATTGCGGCCTGCCTTTTGCAGATCATTACCGCGATCAAACCTGGCTCAATCCAGGAGTGTTGGGAATGCCTGCAAATAATGGCTCCAACAAAACCTGGGCAATGATTATTGATGATGCACAAGGAATGAATTATGAGCATTTTCAACTTAAGTATGATCACAATACCACAATAGTAGAAATGCAGAAAAACCGATTGCCGGCAGAATATGCTGTGACGCTTCAAACTGGAATATGGGATAATATGGAAATATTACCCGATGTTGAAAAAGAATTGCAGGGATCAGAAATCATTTTGGAGAACCCAGTAGATAACCTTATTCAAAATTAG
- the ilvA gene encoding threonine ammonia-lyase IlvA, whose translation MVKTEVYYPKMKDIEAAAERLQDVASLTPLQLNDLYSAKYGCNVYFKREDLQTVRSYKIRGAYNKISTISPDQRASGIVCASAGNHAQGVAMSCQVLKIQGTIYMPSPTPVQKIDQVKMHGGSYVKVVLHGDTYDDAYAAAFAENQKLGKCFIHPFDDEKVIEGQATVGLEILDQSDVSIDYLIMPIGGGGLSAGVSTVFKQLSPQTKIIGVEPTGAPSMGTSIFNRQNTTLDNIESFVDGAAVKRVGERNFEICQKNLEQVISVSEGAICQTILDMYNQQAIVVEPAGAMSITVLEQLREEIKGKNIVCVVSGSNNDITRTAEIKERALLQSQLKHYFIVRFPQRAGALREFVEKVLGPNDDITHFEYTKKTNRINGSAVVGIELKSPADFDSLVERMKSLNFYGDYINENPTLFEFLV comes from the coding sequence ATGGTAAAAACGGAAGTGTATTACCCTAAAATGAAGGATATCGAGGCCGCTGCAGAACGTTTGCAGGATGTTGCTTCCTTGACTCCATTGCAATTGAATGATTTGTATTCTGCTAAATATGGGTGCAATGTTTATTTCAAGCGCGAGGACTTGCAGACCGTGCGATCTTATAAGATACGTGGTGCTTACAACAAGATCTCAACCATAAGTCCAGATCAGAGAGCTAGCGGTATTGTGTGCGCTAGTGCGGGAAACCACGCTCAAGGTGTGGCGATGTCCTGCCAGGTGTTGAAGATTCAAGGAACGATCTATATGCCTTCACCTACACCGGTTCAGAAAATCGATCAGGTAAAAATGCATGGCGGTTCTTACGTTAAGGTCGTCCTTCACGGCGATACCTATGACGATGCCTATGCTGCAGCTTTTGCAGAAAACCAGAAGCTAGGCAAATGTTTTATTCATCCATTTGATGATGAGAAAGTAATTGAAGGCCAGGCCACCGTTGGGCTGGAGATTTTGGACCAGTCAGATGTCAGCATTGATTATTTGATTATGCCTATAGGTGGTGGTGGTTTATCTGCTGGTGTCTCTACGGTATTTAAACAACTATCACCACAGACGAAGATTATAGGCGTGGAACCTACAGGAGCACCATCCATGGGTACTTCTATATTTAATAGGCAAAACACGACTCTGGATAACATTGAAAGCTTTGTTGATGGAGCCGCTGTGAAAAGAGTAGGAGAGCGCAATTTTGAAATTTGCCAGAAAAACCTCGAACAAGTCATAAGCGTGTCTGAAGGTGCCATTTGTCAGACTATTCTAGATATGTATAATCAGCAAGCGATCGTTGTCGAGCCTGCTGGTGCCATGAGCATTACTGTTCTGGAGCAATTACGTGAAGAAATTAAAGGCAAAAATATTGTCTGCGTAGTGAGCGGTAGCAATAACGACATCACCAGAACTGCCGAAATCAAGGAGCGCGCTTTACTTCAATCCCAGCTCAAACACTATTTTATTGTTCGGTTCCCACAGCGTGCTGGAGCCTTGCGCGAGTTTGTGGAAAAAGTGCTGGGTCCCAATGATGACATTACCCACTTTGAATACACTAAAAAAACAAACCGTATCAACGGGTCAGCCGTTGTAGGAATAGAGCTCAAATCTCCAGCCGACTTTGATTCCCTTGTTGAGCGTATGAAATCTCTCAATTTTTATGGAGATTATATTAATGAGAACCCAACCTTGTTTGAATTTTTGGTATGA
- the ilvD gene encoding dihydroxy-acid dehydratase, which yields MSLNKYSKTVTQDPTQPAAQAMLHAIGLTKDDLKKPFVGIASTGYEGNPCNMHLNDLAKLVKQGTLEKDIVGLIFNTIGVSDGISMGTPGMRYSLPSRDIIADSMETVVQAMSYDGLVTVVGCDKNMPGALMAMIRLDRPSILVYGGTIDSGCHNGQKLDVVSAFEAWGSKVAGTMQEEEYQSIVEKACPGAGACGGMYTANTMASSIEALGMALPYNSSNPALSDDKKQESVNAGKAMLNLLEKDIKPSDIITRKSLENAVRMVTILGGSTNAVLHFLAIARAAQIDFTLKDFQKISDNTPFLADLKPSGKYLMEDIHRIGGIPAVMKYLLSKDLIHGDCLTVTGKTVAENLQDVPDLSKDQDVIKTVEQPIKVSGHLRMLYGNLASDGSVAKITGKEGLKFSGKAKVFDGEYAANDGIRDGKVSKGDVVVIRYEGPRGGPGMPEMLKPTAAIMGAGLGKEVALITDGRFSGGTHGFVVGHITPEAQEGGAIALVKDGDIITIDAISNSIVLEVSDEELEQRKEQWKQPALKFSRGVLYKYAKTVSNASKGCVTDEF from the coding sequence ATGTCTTTAAATAAATATAGTAAAACAGTAACTCAAGATCCAACACAACCAGCGGCTCAAGCAATGTTGCATGCCATTGGTTTGACTAAAGACGATTTGAAGAAACCTTTTGTGGGTATTGCCAGCACTGGTTACGAAGGAAATCCTTGTAACATGCATTTGAATGATCTTGCAAAACTGGTCAAACAAGGAACCTTAGAAAAAGATATTGTTGGTTTGATTTTTAATACCATAGGTGTAAGTGACGGTATTTCCATGGGAACACCAGGAATGCGTTATTCCCTACCATCTCGTGATATCATTGCAGACTCCATGGAAACAGTGGTACAAGCAATGAGTTATGACGGATTGGTAACAGTCGTAGGTTGTGATAAAAATATGCCAGGCGCTTTGATGGCTATGATTCGATTGGATCGCCCTAGTATATTAGTTTACGGTGGTACGATTGATTCAGGATGTCACAATGGTCAGAAGTTGGATGTGGTTTCGGCTTTTGAAGCTTGGGGCAGTAAGGTAGCTGGTACCATGCAAGAAGAAGAATATCAAAGTATCGTTGAAAAAGCTTGTCCAGGAGCCGGCGCTTGTGGTGGTATGTACACAGCAAATACCATGGCGAGTTCTATAGAGGCTTTAGGTATGGCTTTACCTTATAATTCTTCTAACCCAGCATTGAGCGACGATAAAAAGCAGGAGTCAGTAAATGCTGGTAAAGCAATGCTGAACTTGTTGGAAAAAGACATCAAACCATCTGATATCATTACTCGCAAATCGTTAGAGAATGCAGTACGAATGGTAACGATTTTAGGTGGTTCAACTAATGCAGTCCTTCATTTCCTTGCCATAGCGAGAGCGGCACAAATTGACTTCACACTCAAAGATTTCCAGAAAATCAGTGATAACACACCTTTCTTGGCAGATCTTAAACCTAGTGGAAAATACCTGATGGAAGACATTCACCGCATCGGCGGAATTCCTGCCGTTATGAAATATCTATTATCAAAGGATTTGATCCATGGAGACTGTCTAACAGTAACTGGAAAAACCGTAGCCGAGAATTTGCAGGATGTTCCAGATCTTTCCAAAGATCAGGACGTGATAAAAACAGTAGAACAGCCTATCAAGGTTTCTGGCCATCTCAGAATGCTTTACGGCAATCTAGCAAGCGATGGAAGTGTTGCTAAAATTACGGGCAAGGAAGGATTGAAATTTTCTGGAAAAGCTAAAGTATTTGACGGCGAGTATGCTGCAAATGATGGTATACGTGATGGTAAAGTAAGTAAGGGCGATGTTGTGGTGATACGTTATGAAGGTCCTAGAGGCGGTCCTGGAATGCCAGAAATGCTCAAGCCTACTGCCGCGATCATGGGAGCAGGATTGGGTAAAGAAGTTGCTTTGATAACAGACGGTAGATTCTCTGGCGGTACGCATGGTTTTGTGGTAGGTCACATCACTCCAGAAGCACAAGAAGGTGGAGCGATCGCATTGGTAAAAGACGGAGACATCATTACGATTGACGCCATTTCAAACTCAATTGTACTTGAAGTTTCTGATGAAGAGTTGGAACAAAGAAAAGAGCAATGGAAACAACCAGCGCTCAAATTTTCAAGAGGTGTACTCTATAAATACGCAAAAACAGTATCAAACGCCTCAAAAGGTTGCGTTACTGACGAATTTTAA
- the metK gene encoding methionine adenosyltransferase has translation MPYLFTSESVSEGHPDKVADQISDALLDNFLAFDPESKVACETLVTTGQVVLAGEVKSDTYLDVQHIAREIINDIGYTKGEYQFSGDSCGVISLIHEQSQDINQGVDRESKEEQGAGDQGMMFGYATNETENYMPLALDISHKILIELAKLRRENKDITYLRPDAKSQVTIEYSDDNVPQRIDAIVISTQHDPFNEDDDAMLAQIKKDLVEILIPRVQEQLPAYAQKLFNDNITYHINPTGKFVIGGPHGDTGLTGRKIIVDTYGGKGAHGGGAFSGKDPSKVDRSAAYAARHVAKNLVATGLATEVLVQVSYAIGVVEPTSIHVDTYGTSTVDLKDGDIAKKVAKIFDMRPAAIEKRLKLRNPIYRDTAAYGHMGREPKLVTKVFESPYNGKITKEVELFTWEKLDFVDKVKEAFNL, from the coding sequence ATGCCTTATTTATTTACATCAGAATCTGTGAGTGAAGGTCACCCAGATAAAGTTGCAGACCAGATCAGTGATGCGTTGCTGGATAATTTTCTGGCTTTTGACCCAGAATCCAAAGTCGCTTGTGAAACTTTAGTAACTACAGGTCAGGTAGTTTTGGCCGGCGAGGTGAAATCTGATACTTATCTAGACGTCCAGCACATTGCACGTGAAATCATCAACGATATAGGTTATACCAAAGGTGAATATCAGTTTTCTGGAGATTCCTGTGGTGTGATTTCATTGATCCATGAGCAATCCCAGGACATAAATCAAGGTGTAGATCGTGAGAGCAAAGAAGAGCAAGGCGCTGGTGATCAAGGAATGATGTTCGGTTATGCGACGAACGAGACCGAGAATTATATGCCGTTGGCACTTGATATCTCGCACAAAATTTTGATCGAACTTGCTAAGCTGCGCCGCGAAAACAAAGACATCACTTATTTACGTCCTGATGCAAAATCTCAGGTCACTATTGAATACAGCGATGATAATGTACCACAGCGCATTGATGCCATCGTGATTTCTACGCAGCACGATCCATTTAATGAAGATGATGATGCCATGCTAGCACAGATCAAAAAAGATTTGGTTGAGATATTAATACCGCGTGTTCAAGAACAGTTACCTGCTTATGCGCAGAAATTGTTCAATGATAATATTACATACCACATCAACCCAACTGGTAAATTTGTTATAGGTGGTCCACACGGTGACACTGGCTTGACCGGTCGCAAAATTATTGTTGACACCTACGGTGGAAAAGGAGCTCACGGTGGTGGAGCGTTCTCTGGTAAAGATCCATCTAAGGTTGACAGAAGCGCCGCTTATGCTGCGAGACACGTTGCCAAAAACCTTGTGGCAACTGGATTAGCAACTGAGGTATTAGTTCAAGTTTCTTACGCCATTGGTGTAGTCGAACCTACATCTATTCACGTAGACACTTATGGAACGTCGACAGTTGACTTGAAAGATGGCGATATCGCTAAGAAAGTCGCTAAAATCTTTGACATGCGACCAGCAGCCATAGAGAAACGCCTTAAACTGCGCAATCCTATTTATCGTGATACTGCTGCTTATGGACATATGGGTCGCGAACCCAAACTCGTGACCAAAGTTTTTGAATCTCCATACAATGGAAAGATTACCAAAGAAGTAGAATTGTTTACCTGGGAAAAACTTGACTTTGTGGACAAGGTTAAAGAAGCTTTCAATCTGTAA